In one window of Gossypium arboreum isolate Shixiya-1 chromosome 4, ASM2569848v2, whole genome shotgun sequence DNA:
- the LOC108458259 gene encoding 30S ribosomal protein S21, chloroplastic-like has protein sequence MATSLSLSNFFSFLLPPNPSPPKAPPALNSLSLSSQKPKNAPLSWSAPEDQSSSLSTELSSVICPSLANANTLFFKSAYNIQVIVDDNEPEERLLNRFRREVMKAGVIQECKRRRFFENKQDEKKRKSREAAKRNRRRRPQARFSQPNKQEVSTKKGDEDDEDNWDMPNEALPY, from the exons ATGGCTACTTCACTCTCACTCTCAAACTTCTTCTCCTTCCTTTTACCTCCTAATCCTTCTCCACCCAAAGCCCCACCGGCTCTCAACAGTCTTTCACTCTCTTCCCAAAAACCCAAAAATGCTCCTCTCTCATGGTCAGCTCCAGAGGATCAATCTTCTTCTTTATCCACTGAATTGTCATCAGTTATATGCCCTTCTCTTGCAAATGCCAATACCCTTTTCTTCAAATCGGCTTACAATATCCAGGTTATTGTGGATGACAATGAACCTGAAGAAAGACTGCTTAACAGGTTCAGAAGAGAGGTCATGAAAGCTGGTGTTATTCAAGAGTGTAAGAGGAGGAGGTTCTTTGAGAATAAGCAAGATGAGAAGAAGCGTAAGTCACGCGAGGCTGCTAAGCGTAATCGTAGAAG GCGTCCCCAAGCAAGATTTTCACAACCAAACAAGCAGGAAGTATCTACAAAGAAGGGGGATGAGGATGACGAAGATAACTGGGACATGCCAAATGAAGCCCTTCCCTATTGA